Proteins encoded in a region of the Triticum dicoccoides isolate Atlit2015 ecotype Zavitan chromosome 3A, WEW_v2.0, whole genome shotgun sequence genome:
- the LOC119268921 gene encoding anthocyanidin 5,3-O-glucosyltransferase-like translates to MRKSVVLYPGVGVGHLVPMVEVAKLFLKHGLAVTVVLIDPQVESTDFSSAVARARASNPSVAFHVLPTPPADSNSDTAPTNPVVQIFRLLKSMNAPLLDFLRSLPSVDALVLDMFCVDAQDVAAELKLPVYYFYASAAADLALFLNLPTMLAGSKVKELGDSIITSPGVPPLKASDLPEVTHNDEVLKTILGMFDRMPDSNGILINSFESLETRAVRALKDGLCVPGRATPPVYCIGPLVSGGGDQEHECLRWLDAQPDQSVVFLSFGSMGTFSVQQLQEIANGLDKSGERFLWVVRSPRNPDYKYGDSLPEPDLDALMPEGFLERTKDRGLVIKSWAPQVEVLRHRATGAFMTHCGWNSTLEGIKAGLPLLCWPLYAEQKVNKVHIVEGMKLGVEMRGYNEEVVKAEEVEEKVRWVMASEGGKALRERVAAAKDAAAEALKEGGSSHLAFVQFLNDLDISIAPTV, encoded by the coding sequence ATGAGGAAGAGCGTTGTCCTGTACCCTGGCGTCGGCGTCGGCCACCTGGTGCCGATGGTGGAGGTCGCCAAGctcttcctcaagcacggcctggCCGTCACCGTGGTGCTCATCGACCCGCAGGTCGAGTCCACGGACTTCTCCTCCGCCGTCGCCCGCGCTAGGGCCTCCAACCCCTCCGTCGCCTTCCACGTCCTGCCAACGCCGCCCGCcgattccaactccgacaccgcgcCCACCAACCCCGTCGTCCAGATTTTCCGGCTCCTGAAATCCATGAACGCCCCCCTCCTCGACTTCCTCCGCTCGCTGCCCTCCGTCGACGCACTCGTCCTCGACATGTTCTGCGTCGACGCCCAAGATGTCGCCGCCGAGCTCAAGCTGCCGGTCTACTACTTCTACGCGTCGGCCGCCGCCGACCTCGCGCTCTTCCTCAACCTGCCGACCATGCTCGCCGGCAGTAAGGTAAAGGAGCTCGGCGACTCTATCATCACTTCCCCGGGTGTTCCTCCGTTGAAAGCTTCGGACTTACCCGAGGTTACACACAACGATGAAGTACTCAAGACCATCTTAGGCATGTTCGACCGAATGCCAGATTCCAACGGAATTCTCATTAATTCCTTCGAGTCGCTGGAGACGCGCGCGGTGCGCGCTCTTAAGGACGGGCTCTGCGTCCCTGGTCGTGCCACGCCGCCGGTCTACTGCATCGGGCCTTTGGTGTCGGGAGGCGGTGACCAGGAGCACGAGTGCCTCCGGTGGCTGGACGCGCAGCCGGACCAGAGCGTAGTGTTCCTCTCCTTCGGCAGCATGGGCACGTTCTCCGTTCAGCAGCTACAGGAGATTGCAAATGGATTGGATAAGTCAGGGGAGAGATTCCTGTGGGTCGTGCGGAGCCCGCGCAATCCCGACTACAAGTACGGCGATTCGCTGCCGGAGCCCGATCTCGACGCGCTCATGCCGGAAGGGTTCTTGGAGAGGACCAAGGACAGAGGACTCGTGATCAAGTCTTGGGCGCCGCAGGTGGAGGTCCTGCGCCACAGGGCGACCGGCGCGTTCATGACGCACTGCGGCTGGAACTCGACGCTGGAGGGCATCAAGGCAGGGCTGCCGCTGCTGTGCTGGCCGCTGTACGCGGAGCAGAAGGTGAACAAGGTGCACATAGTGGAGGGAATGAAGCTCGGGGTGGAGATGAGAGGCTACAACGAAGAGGTGGTTAAGGCcgaggaggtggaggagaaggtCAGGTGGGTTATGGCGTCCGAGGGCGGCAAGGCGCTCAGggagcgggtggcggcggcgaaggATGCAGCTGCCGAGGCGCTCAAGGAAGGGGGCTCGTCTCACTTGGCGTTTGTCCAATTCCTCAACGACCTGGACATTTCCATAGCCCCTACCGTGTAG